The Priestia megaterium NBRC 15308 = ATCC 14581 region GGACTCTCTTTTGAATATGTGTTTGAAGCAAGCCGGGATCAGCTTATCTTGAAGGAGAATTCAAGCGTCATGTTGAAAGGTATGTATCGGAAAATTATTTTGCAGAAAGTTGATGAATGACTTCAAAGACGAATGATGCCTTTTTCACATGATGGATGTACATATTATTGTCTAGCTTTAATTGAAGAAAGGATGAACATTTTGATGATAAAATCAAAGGTCATAACAGTTGTCCTTGCAGCAAGCATGGTCTCCGGCTGCGAAAACGAAAGTAAAGAAAGTTCAGGCAACAAACGTACAGAAGCAACACAACATGAAGAACATCAGCAGCACACATTAGGTGATAAACGAGAAGAAACAAAAAATAGTGAAACTCTTCCCTCTTTTCTAAGTGACAAGCCCGAAGACATGCAGCTTATTTATGCAGCCGCTGCTAAGCATCAAACCTTACTAGAAAACATTCCTTGCTACTGCGGATGTGGAGAAGAAGCTAATCATCAAAACAACTACGACTGTTTTATCTTTGAAAACAAAGAAAACGGCGCAGTGACATGGGATGATCACGGAACAAAATGCGGCGTCTGTTTAGAAATAGCCGCTCAAGCTGTAGTAGACTACAGCAAAGGCAAAAGCATTGAAGACATTCGTCAAGAAATCGATGATAAATATAAGGAAGGCTATGCCACACCTACGCCTACGCCAGAAGTATGATGCTTCAGTATAAAAATCAGTAAAAGACTTTGATTTCTTTATTCAAAGTCTTTTTTGTCATTTTATTATTAGTTGATAAAACCTTATTTGACCTCACCTTTTTAAGTCCTTCTAAAACGCCATAATATAAAAATAACACATTTGGACGTTTATTTACTGAACCCTCAGGGAATATGCTTTCTAACACCCAAATATAACCATGAGAGGAGAAAAAAACTATGAGTAATTCTGTAGAAACAAATCATTCAGCAAAAGTTGAAGGAGCAATTAATTCTATGAGCGAGGAGAAAAAAGAGGATATTCTCTCTAGCTTCGAAGGATTTAAAAGTTATCTAGGGAACAAGGTCTCAAAAGGTGAAAAGTTAGGGATGAACGAAGAACAGCTGGCTAAAACCGCTCAGAAAGTAGCTGATTACCTTGCTAAGCATGAAGAGCCGCGCAATCGAGAGGAAAACCTGCTTCACGAACTGTGGAAGGTTGGAGACAAAGAACAGCAGCATCATCTTGCCCATATGCTTGTAAGATTGGTTCAATAAATAAAAAAGATGACACGCTGCCGTGTCATCTTTTTTATTTACAGATATTAAACAGCTGGAATGATAATTTGCTGGCCAATTTGTAATTTTGCAGGATCTACGCCGGGGTTTGCATCCTGCAGCTGCTGAACGGTCATGCTATATTTTTTCGCAATGCTATAGAACGTATCTCCTGCTTGTACAGTATACGTAGTGACAGGAAGAACAATTTGCTGACCAATTTGCAGTTTTGCAGGATCTACGCCAGGGTTTGCATCTTGCAGCTGCTGAACGGTGATATTATACTTCTTTGCAATGCTATAAAATGTGTCTCCAGATTGAATGGTATAGAATGTAACTTGATTAGAAGGTAAGTTTAAATACTTAGCAATTCCACGCGCGTGCGCTTCTCCCACTTCCCGAAGAAACGTAGCGTTTTTTAATTTTTCAGCGTCGGCTGTCGTATCGATAAACAAGTTTTCTGTTAAAACAGCTGGCATATTTGTTTCACGCAGTACAGCGTAATTAGCCGTTTTTAAACCGCGATCTGCAATCGTTCCAAATTTCCGCATGATTGTTAAAATTTCCGTGTGCAGCTCTTTTTGTAAAAGAGAAGATTGACTTCCCTCTTGTGATGGATACCGATACGTTTCAAATCCAGTACCGCTGCCAGCATTAATGTGCATAGAAACAAAAATATCCGCTCCCCATGCATTAGCCCGGTTCGCTCGATCTGATAATGAAACAAACACATCGGTTGAACGAGTTACTTGCACATCTACGGAATAGTTATGTTCTAAATACGCCCGCGCGTGTAGTACAAGCTGCAGCGTAATATCTTTCTCACGCAAATTATTTCCTAAAGCGCCTGAATCTGTACCGCCGTGTCCTGCATCTAGCCATACTTTTTTCATGTGAACCTTTCCTTTCAATCATAATATGAAAGAACTTGTGATTAACACCGGCTTTGCCTGATGTTTTATCTCTCATTCTATATATATATGTGATTGGACAAGAAGGGTTCGTCCCCTTAAAACATTCAAAAAAATTCACACAAGAAAGCAGGATTTTGCTAGGTATTCTCCGCTGTTTTAAAGCACAAAATAAAGACGGATAAATGAGCTAGCGTGAATCTCGTTACTCCGCTGTTGATTTCTGTGCAAGACTTCGCTTTCCGCGGGAGTCTTCGCCTTGCCCTCCAATCACCAGCTAGAAGCAACTGCATACATGAAACTTACTTTTACCATAGACATAAAAAAATCCGAGCGAATTGGATTTATCGTTCGGATCTCCCTTTAACTAACGTCCACGCCTTTTAATGGAGATAAAAAGCAGGTTCGCCATCTTATCTTCTGCTATTTCTCACTAAAAGCAATTTTTAAGCCAATAAGCGTAAAGATAGAGCCTTGCACGAGATTAAGCCGCTTAGACAGAGCTGGAGATTTTCGCAAAAACTCTCCTACTTTCCCTGCAAATAGACTAATTAACGTAAAAATAATCAGCGCTTGAACTAAAAATACGGCGCCATAAACAAGCATTTGCTGTGTGGCGTGTCCGGTTGAATGATTAACAAACTGAGGTAAAAGAGCAAGAAAAAAGAGCGAAACTTTTGGATTTAGCAGATTCATAATCACTCCTTTTTTATATAGCGCCTTGTACTCAACGGCTTCTTTGTTGTCAACAGCGAGAGCGGAATCTTTTGCTGTAAACGTCTTATAAGCCAGATATAATAAATAAGCTGCTCCAGCGTATTTTACAATAGCAAACGCTAAAGCCGATTGATAGATAACAGCCGATAGACCCAATGTTGCTGCAGCTATATGACCAAGCAAGCCCGTACAAAGCCCTAATGAAGTCGAGATTCCTGCATATCTACCGTTTGATATGCTTTGTGCTAAAACAAATAAGTTATCAGGTCCAGGCATAACCGTAAGCAAAGCGGCTACGCCTAAAAAAGAAGTGATTGATACGATATCCATAAGTCGTTCTCCCCCTGCATGATTTTGCCCACCATTATAGCATTTTTTACTATCTAGTATTCAAAAAAAATAAAATCCATTCCTAAAAAAGCAGCCTCAACTATTCAGGCTGCTTTTTTACTACTTATTTAATTTGTTTTTCTATGATCTGTTCTTTAGCTGAGGCAGTCTGTGCTTCCGCTGCTTTCATTTCATTATTAACATTGATTGCTTCTTTTAAATACTCGGTTTTGTATCCGCTTTTAAGTGCCCAAGCATAAAAGAAAAGTGCAACAATTGCAATAAGACCCATATCCCAGCCGTATTTAATAATATTGAGTCCCCCGAACTTTTCACTTCCTATCCAAGAGATTGTCATCATACATAATAAGTAGACAATCATCCAAACGCCGGCTCGGAAGTTTTGACCAAAGCCTTTCCATTTTGATTTTGCTTGGTAATAAAAATAAATTGGCAAACCAATTAAAATAATAAATAATACCTGTCCAGTTAACGGCCATCTTGCCCAGTAAAGAGTAAGTGAAGCAAAAATAAATCCAAGAGGCGCTATTACGTTTAACCCTTTTATACGTAAAGGTCTATAAAGCTCGGTCCCCGTTTTCCTTAACGTCATAGCGGTAATAGGACCGGTAAGATATGAAATTAATGTAGCTACAGAAATAATTTCGGCTAAAATTCCCCAGCCTCTAAATAAAAATAAAAAGATGAATGAGACAAATAAATTAAAGAACATGGCTTGACGAGGAACTCCATAAAGCGGATGAACTCGTCCCAGTATATTCGGCAAATATTTATTTTTTTCCATACCATAAATCATGCGTGACGTGGTAGCTGTATACGTAATACCTGTTCCTGATGGCGATACAAAAGCATCGGCATATAACACAATAACAAGCCAGTTAATATTTAACGCAATCGCTAGATCGGCAAACGGCGAATTAAAGTTAAGATGACTCCATCCTTTTACGATTTCTGAAGGATTTACCGCTCCAATAAACGCAATTTGAAGCAATACATAGATCACGGTTGCAATTAAAATTGAGCCTACTACTGCAATCGGAATAGAGCGAGCTGGATTTTTTGCTTCTCCCGCCATATTAATAGGGCTTTGAAAACCGTTAAAAGCAAACACAATCCCAGACGTAGCAACCGCTGTCAAAACGCTTGCCCATCCATTTGGAGCAACGCCTCCTGCAGGGGAGAAGTTTCCTCCGTGAAACCCTGCAAATAAAAGAGCACCAATTGTAAGCCCTGGAATTACAATCTTAAAAACAGTAATAAGTGAATTAGCCTTCGAAAATAAGCCTACGGTCCAATAATTTAGAAGAAAATAAATGATTAATAGTCCTGTAGCAATAGCCAAGCCTTTTCCAGTAAGAATCCCGTTTTCTACTAAACTGCCTGTCCATTTCGCCCACTCCCACGGCCATGAACTCATATACTGAACAGAAGCAACCGCTTCAACAGGGATAACCGATACGATTGCAATCCAGTTTGCCCAAGCCGCAATAAAGCCAAGAAATGAGCCGTGCGAGTATTGCGTATATTTAACCATACCTCCTGCTTCTGGAAACATCGATCCTAGTTCACTGTAAGAAAGAGCTATAAATAAAATAACAACCATTCCAATAATCCAAGAAACAATTGCTGCGGGGCCTGCAATTTGAGCAGCTCTCCATGCCCCAAACAGCCATCCTGATCCAATAATAGATCCAAGACCAACCATCATGAGAGAAAACGTTCCCATTTTTCTATGTAAGTTATTCATGTATCTAACACCTTTCTTCTATATTTTCTGAGAAGTGAGTTATTAAGCGCTTTCATTAAATTTAAAAAATAAAATTCATTTTGAACTTTAAAAATGCTGCTTAAAAATA contains the following coding sequences:
- a CDS encoding PCYCGC motif-containing (lipo)protein, producing MIKSKVITVVLAASMVSGCENESKESSGNKRTEATQHEEHQQHTLGDKREETKNSETLPSFLSDKPEDMQLIYAAAAKHQTLLENIPCYCGCGEEANHQNNYDCFIFENKENGAVTWDDHGTKCGVCLEIAAQAVVDYSKGKSIEDIRQEIDDKYKEGYATPTPTPEV
- a CDS encoding DUF3243 domain-containing protein, producing MSNSVETNHSAKVEGAINSMSEEKKEDILSSFEGFKSYLGNKVSKGEKLGMNEEQLAKTAQKVADYLAKHEEPRNREENLLHELWKVGDKEQQHHLAHMLVRLVQ
- a CDS encoding N-acetylmuramoyl-L-alanine amidase family protein, with translation MKKVWLDAGHGGTDSGALGNNLREKDITLQLVLHARAYLEHNYSVDVQVTRSTDVFVSLSDRANRANAWGADIFVSMHINAGSGTGFETYRYPSQEGSQSSLLQKELHTEILTIMRKFGTIADRGLKTANYAVLRETNMPAVLTENLFIDTTADAEKLKNATFLREVGEAHARGIAKYLNLPSNQVTFYTIQSGDTFYSIAKKYNITVQQLQDANPGVDPAKLQIGQQIVLPVTTYTVQAGDTFYSIAKKYSMTVQQLQDANPGVDPAKLQIGQQIIIPAV
- a CDS encoding LysE family translocator encodes the protein MDIVSITSFLGVAALLTVMPGPDNLFVLAQSISNGRYAGISTSLGLCTGLLGHIAAATLGLSAVIYQSALAFAIVKYAGAAYLLYLAYKTFTAKDSALAVDNKEAVEYKALYKKGVIMNLLNPKVSLFFLALLPQFVNHSTGHATQQMLVYGAVFLVQALIIFTLISLFAGKVGEFLRKSPALSKRLNLVQGSIFTLIGLKIAFSEK
- a CDS encoding APC family permease translates to MNNLHRKMGTFSLMMVGLGSIIGSGWLFGAWRAAQIAGPAAIVSWIIGMVVILFIALSYSELGSMFPEAGGMVKYTQYSHGSFLGFIAAWANWIAIVSVIPVEAVASVQYMSSWPWEWAKWTGSLVENGILTGKGLAIATGLLIIYFLLNYWTVGLFSKANSLITVFKIVIPGLTIGALLFAGFHGGNFSPAGGVAPNGWASVLTAVATSGIVFAFNGFQSPINMAGEAKNPARSIPIAVVGSILIATVIYVLLQIAFIGAVNPSEIVKGWSHLNFNSPFADLAIALNINWLVIVLYADAFVSPSGTGITYTATTSRMIYGMEKNKYLPNILGRVHPLYGVPRQAMFFNLFVSFIFLFLFRGWGILAEIISVATLISYLTGPITAMTLRKTGTELYRPLRIKGLNVIAPLGFIFASLTLYWARWPLTGQVLFIILIGLPIYFYYQAKSKWKGFGQNFRAGVWMIVYLLCMMTISWIGSEKFGGLNIIKYGWDMGLIAIVALFFYAWALKSGYKTEYLKEAINVNNEMKAAEAQTASAKEQIIEKQIK